One stretch of Musicola paradisiaca NCPPB 2511 DNA includes these proteins:
- a CDS encoding ROK family protein: MEKRELTASHRKLLGLLRRSGSLSRRSLAAASGLTTAAVSMMTRDMLNLGLLEESDRAQGRRGPPQINLRPTAQAGYVLGIYAEYELIGLTLMDYSGQCLVEHTLRGDFRRVDSVADTLAEAIGAMLTPQPLARAGLLAASLALPARFDGGAMPVWIAPGMAAWRGVDIARQLRDRLGCPVLVENDANCAAIGELHFGAAAPGDSFFYLYIGKGIGGALILNGELHRGRRGNAGEVGALRTRAQSRPSFDDLCAVLLAAGEKPPFPTTDTGWQALADSLAGIAWTQRATGELYHLLYAVTALIDPPDIYLGGTLPAPFIAALRTAVAALTPPPDDDAPLTLPPIHISALPTQHSAAFGAAVLALSQY; encoded by the coding sequence ATGGAAAAACGAGAACTCACCGCCAGCCACCGCAAATTACTGGGGCTGTTACGTCGCTCAGGCAGCTTGTCGCGCCGTTCGCTGGCCGCCGCCAGCGGCCTGACCACCGCCGCCGTCAGCATGATGACGCGGGATATGCTGAACCTTGGATTGCTGGAAGAGAGCGACCGGGCACAAGGGCGGCGCGGCCCGCCGCAAATCAATCTGCGACCGACGGCGCAGGCCGGTTATGTACTGGGCATCTATGCGGAATACGAACTGATTGGTCTGACGCTGATGGACTACAGCGGGCAATGTCTCGTGGAACATACATTGCGCGGCGATTTTCGGCGGGTCGACTCGGTTGCCGACACGCTGGCGGAAGCCATCGGCGCCATGCTGACGCCGCAACCGCTGGCGCGTGCTGGATTGCTGGCGGCAAGTCTGGCGCTGCCGGCGCGATTCGACGGCGGCGCCATGCCGGTGTGGATCGCTCCCGGAATGGCGGCCTGGCGCGGGGTAGATATCGCCCGCCAGTTGCGCGATCGGCTGGGCTGTCCGGTACTGGTGGAGAACGACGCTAACTGCGCCGCCATCGGCGAACTGCACTTCGGCGCCGCTGCCCCGGGCGACAGTTTTTTCTATCTGTACATCGGCAAAGGCATCGGCGGCGCGCTGATCCTGAATGGGGAATTACATCGGGGCCGCCGGGGCAACGCCGGTGAAGTCGGCGCCTTACGCACCCGTGCGCAATCACGCCCCTCGTTCGACGACCTGTGCGCCGTCTTGCTGGCGGCGGGTGAAAAACCGCCGTTCCCGACCACGGATACCGGCTGGCAAGCGCTGGCGGATTCACTGGCGGGCATTGCCTGGACGCAACGCGCCACTGGCGAGTTGTACCACCTGCTCTATGCCGTTACCGCGTTGATCGACCCGCCCGACATCTACCTTGGCGGGACGTTGCCGGCGCCGTTTATCGCCGCGCTGCGCACCGCCGTCGCAGCCCTGACGCCGCCGCCGGACGACGATGCCCCGCTGACGCTGCCGCCGATCCACATCTCGGCGTTGCCGACGCAACACAGCGCCGCCTTCGGCGCCGCCGTATTGGCGCTCAGCCAGTATTAA
- a CDS encoding ABC transporter substrate-binding protein gives MRKLLSLSLSVLLACGLMAQHAAADVITLKLWTLNDRNAPMRITNITDAAEVLNRQFAAAGVDRKIVVDVHASAVQGWDDLALDTLKAFGVNQGPDMVLLPHEWIGEFARNGYAMPMDNVIKANPWVYADILPVLWEAMTYRGKVYGVPQDAEIRMFFYNKDMLRKIGKDEAFIDSLPARVDRGEFTLDDLTALAGEVVKGGAAPIGMLHRPNVGIDYLMVFAAYGAKFMDEKTGRLLFPKKEMEAALGWYARNAAVGVTPSDNTAMSWDTIQTAFKQEKAFLFHQGIWAMAWQVNDNFGPAWPADKAGYTHKIGWIPAPAAVKGGKPANLSHPIAYVVSDKSQYKDLAAQLVSMATLPYYNNRHDVTSYHTAISHAQQGMPQYTDNWALSDAGKMMKNITFVPNHTRFGDYNRVLFKGLQAVETKRMTPAQAVAFIADELDVQLGNDVEIVDSLH, from the coding sequence GTGCGTAAACTTCTTTCGTTGTCTCTGTCGGTATTGCTGGCGTGTGGGCTGATGGCCCAACACGCAGCGGCTGACGTTATCACACTCAAGCTTTGGACCCTAAATGACCGCAACGCGCCGATGCGTATCACCAATATTACAGATGCGGCCGAGGTGCTTAATCGCCAGTTTGCGGCGGCGGGGGTGGATCGCAAAATTGTTGTCGATGTGCATGCCAGCGCGGTACAGGGTTGGGACGATTTGGCGCTGGATACGCTAAAGGCGTTTGGCGTCAATCAGGGGCCGGACATGGTTCTGCTGCCGCATGAGTGGATCGGCGAATTTGCCCGTAATGGCTACGCCATGCCGATGGATAATGTGATCAAGGCCAATCCGTGGGTGTATGCGGACATTCTGCCGGTGCTGTGGGAAGCGATGACATACCGGGGCAAGGTGTACGGTGTGCCGCAGGATGCTGAAATCCGCATGTTTTTTTATAACAAGGACATGCTGCGCAAAATCGGCAAAGACGAGGCGTTTATCGATAGCTTGCCAGCTCGCGTCGACCGCGGCGAGTTCACGCTCGACGATCTGACGGCGTTGGCCGGCGAGGTGGTGAAAGGCGGCGCAGCGCCGATCGGTATGTTGCACCGTCCGAATGTCGGTATCGATTACCTGATGGTGTTCGCGGCTTACGGCGCGAAATTTATGGATGAGAAAACCGGCCGGTTGCTGTTCCCGAAAAAAGAGATGGAAGCCGCGCTGGGCTGGTATGCCCGCAATGCCGCCGTCGGGGTGACGCCGAGCGATAACACCGCCATGAGTTGGGATACGATTCAGACCGCCTTCAAGCAGGAAAAAGCCTTCCTGTTCCATCAGGGGATCTGGGCGATGGCCTGGCAGGTCAATGACAATTTCGGGCCGGCCTGGCCCGCTGATAAAGCCGGCTATACCCATAAGATCGGCTGGATCCCCGCGCCGGCGGCGGTGAAGGGCGGTAAGCCGGCCAACCTGTCGCACCCGATCGCCTATGTGGTCAGCGACAAGAGCCAATACAAGGATCTGGCGGCGCAACTGGTGTCGATGGCGACCCTGCCGTATTACAACAACCGTCATGACGTCACCTCCTATCACACCGCCATCAGCCATGCCCAGCAGGGCATGCCGCAGTACACCGACAACTGGGCGCTGAGCGACGCGGGCAAGATGATGAAAAACATCACCTTTGTGCCTAATCATACCCGCTTTGGCGATTACAACCGGGTGTTGTTCAAAGGGTTGCAGGCGGTGGAAACCAAACGCATGACGCCGGCGCAAGCGGTGGCGTTTATCGCCGACGAACTGGACGTGCAACTGGGCAACGATGTGGAAATCGTCGATAGCCTGCACTAG
- a CDS encoding carbohydrate ABC transporter permease, with the protein MSENATTRKRGVHPAYWLAPAISVLAVFFIAPMLLNLVMAFSDMGSNLHMGALGVDNLQRLVMTDKRLPAVLLTTLTYVASTLLLFNLGMGIVLAIATTAIPPKLGALFRGIWFLPRISPSVLYALLWIWAVDPSPHSLINQVAVGVFGWPPLNLRNDHPMALIVVANGLVGASFAMVILTAAIRAIPAHLWHAARVDGAGEWSVLRHVVLPALKGPVRFIAMYQALSLMVTYEYILLITGGGPVYDTTTYALYIYRRAFESGAYGYGAMLALALMLFGVLLTLLQWRMMNMRSQFAPPRIEVMR; encoded by the coding sequence ATGTCTGAAAATGCGACAACCCGTAAGCGCGGCGTGCATCCGGCCTACTGGCTGGCGCCCGCTATCTCGGTGCTGGCGGTATTTTTTATCGCCCCCATGCTGCTGAATCTGGTGATGGCGTTCAGCGATATGGGCAGCAATCTGCACATGGGCGCGTTGGGGGTCGATAACCTGCAGCGCTTGGTGATGACGGATAAACGCCTGCCCGCTGTGTTGCTGACCACGCTGACATACGTCGCCAGCACATTGCTGTTGTTCAATCTGGGCATGGGGATCGTGCTGGCTATCGCCACCACCGCTATCCCGCCGAAACTGGGCGCGCTGTTTCGCGGCATTTGGTTTCTGCCGCGTATCTCGCCGTCGGTGCTGTATGCGTTGTTGTGGATCTGGGCGGTCGACCCCTCGCCGCATAGCCTGATCAATCAGGTGGCGGTCGGTGTGTTCGGATGGCCGCCGCTCAACCTGCGTAACGACCACCCGATGGCGCTGATCGTCGTAGCCAACGGCCTGGTCGGCGCTTCTTTTGCCATGGTGATCCTGACCGCCGCCATTCGCGCTATCCCGGCGCATCTCTGGCATGCCGCCCGAGTAGACGGCGCCGGCGAGTGGTCGGTGCTGCGCCATGTGGTACTGCCGGCGCTGAAAGGCCCGGTGCGCTTTATCGCCATGTATCAGGCGCTGTCGCTGATGGTGACTTATGAATACATCCTGCTGATCACCGGCGGCGGCCCGGTGTATGACACCACCACCTACGCGCTTTATATCTACCGGCGTGCTTTCGAATCCGGCGCGTATGGCTACGGCGCCATGCTGGCGTTGGCGCTGATGTTGTTCGGGGTGCTGTTGACGCTGTTGCAGTGGCGGATGATGAACATGCGTTCGCAGTTCGCTCCGCCGCGAATCGAGGTGATGCGATGA
- a CDS encoding carbohydrate ABC transporter permease, with translation MTTMTSIDWARQAVRSRWNRTAFLASVVLFLTLVSIPIVVPYLWLLTIAFTHRNGGEYGVLWRLLTMAGLIYGLLLAIAARARTEPQARRLRVLVALAALLVFGLWVAPQLTLANYRFLWDPDVQATGVSNNTLPSVWTALGNSLLFATGQTLVVTLLAVPAAYALSRLGFRRREGMLRALLLLHAFPVMALTVAIFIQLYWMGLLNSLPGVMLVMAALELPFAIFVMKGFFDGVSWDIEMSAITDGASRFQAFRLVVLPQVTGGIIAIATFAFLRGWEEYIFVRTLLIDSNRMTMSLYLFWASQDSMGADSGLIAAVGVIYILPVLALYLLTQKYLTQMRVGGIKG, from the coding sequence ATGACCACGATGACCTCTATCGACTGGGCGCGCCAGGCGGTGCGCTCGCGCTGGAATCGAACCGCATTTCTGGCCAGCGTGGTGCTGTTTTTGACGCTGGTATCGATACCGATTGTGGTGCCCTATCTGTGGTTGTTGACGATTGCGTTCACGCACCGGAACGGCGGCGAATATGGGGTGCTGTGGCGATTACTGACGATGGCCGGGCTGATATACGGCCTGCTGCTGGCGATTGCCGCGCGCGCGCGAACCGAACCGCAGGCCCGGCGGCTGCGCGTACTGGTGGCGCTGGCGGCGCTGCTGGTGTTCGGGCTGTGGGTAGCGCCGCAACTGACGCTGGCCAACTACCGGTTTCTGTGGGATCCGGACGTGCAGGCCACCGGCGTCAGCAACAATACGCTACCGTCTGTCTGGACTGCGCTCGGCAACTCGCTGCTGTTCGCGACCGGGCAGACGCTGGTGGTGACGTTGCTGGCGGTACCGGCCGCCTATGCCTTATCCCGGCTGGGGTTCAGACGGCGGGAAGGGATGCTGAGGGCGTTGCTGTTGTTGCATGCGTTTCCGGTGATGGCGCTGACGGTGGCGATCTTTATCCAGCTGTACTGGATGGGGCTGCTCAACAGCCTGCCGGGTGTGATGCTGGTGATGGCGGCACTGGAACTACCGTTCGCTATTTTCGTGATGAAAGGTTTCTTTGATGGCGTCTCCTGGGACATTGAAATGAGCGCCATTACCGACGGCGCCAGCCGTTTTCAGGCCTTCCGACTGGTGGTGTTGCCGCAGGTCACGGGCGGCATTATCGCCATCGCCACCTTTGCCTTTTTACGCGGTTGGGAGGAGTACATCTTTGTGCGGACGCTGTTGATCGACAGTAACCGGATGACCATGAGTTTGTATCTGTTCTGGGCTTCGCAGGACAGCATGGGGGCCGATTCCGGCCTCATCGCCGCGGTGGGGGTGATTTATATCCTGCCCGTACTGGCGCTTTATCTGTTGACCCAAAAATACCTGACGCAGATGCGCGTCGGCGGAATCAAAGGCTGA
- a CDS encoding ABC transporter ATP-binding protein, with product MAEIILDGVTKSWGETPVLHPLHLTVADGEFVAILGPSGCGKSTTLFLLAGLYAPTQGRILFDGQPVNGVDARDRNVGVVFQSYALYPHLSVYDNIAFPLRFKPQPQSQADKRVREAAALVQVEPLLDRKPAALSGGQQQRVALARALVKQPSLLLLDEPLSNLDATLRMTMRAELKAIHARSCATTLMVTHDQLEAMTLASRIICMNQGRVEQIGTPEQLYRQPANTFVAGFIGSPPIVLLTGQAEGRQLHTGETVWRLSASYHGALTLGIRPEDVALTAPGDAALQGRIAQIEPMGREMLYRLQTPLGVLQALAAGSTAQYGIGEHVGIVPTPDALLLFDAEGQRLADVEVALCGNGTFTCRMAG from the coding sequence ATGGCAGAGATTATTCTTGATGGCGTCACCAAATCCTGGGGTGAGACGCCGGTACTGCATCCGCTCCATCTGACGGTGGCCGACGGCGAATTTGTCGCGATCCTTGGGCCGTCCGGGTGCGGCAAATCCACTACGCTGTTCCTGCTGGCCGGGCTGTATGCCCCGACGCAGGGACGTATTTTGTTCGACGGACAGCCGGTCAATGGCGTCGACGCCCGCGATCGCAACGTCGGCGTGGTGTTCCAGTCTTATGCGTTGTATCCGCACCTGAGTGTGTACGACAACATCGCGTTTCCGCTGCGTTTTAAACCGCAGCCGCAATCGCAGGCCGACAAGCGCGTGCGCGAGGCGGCGGCGCTGGTACAGGTGGAGCCACTGCTGGATCGCAAACCGGCGGCGTTATCCGGCGGCCAGCAGCAACGGGTGGCGTTGGCGCGCGCGCTGGTGAAACAACCGTCGTTACTGTTGCTGGATGAGCCGCTCTCCAATCTGGACGCCACGCTACGCATGACGATGCGCGCCGAGCTGAAAGCGATCCATGCCCGTTCGTGCGCGACCACGCTGATGGTGACGCATGATCAGCTGGAAGCCATGACGCTAGCCAGCCGCATCATCTGCATGAATCAAGGGCGGGTCGAGCAGATCGGTACGCCGGAACAGCTCTACCGCCAGCCGGCCAATACCTTCGTCGCCGGTTTTATCGGCTCGCCGCCGATTGTTTTGCTGACCGGCCAGGCTGAGGGCCGCCAGCTGCATACCGGTGAAACGGTGTGGCGGCTGTCGGCGTCCTATCACGGCGCGCTGACGCTGGGGATTCGTCCTGAAGATGTGGCGCTGACGGCGCCCGGCGACGCAGCGCTGCAGGGGCGTATTGCGCAGATTGAACCGATGGGGCGGGAAATGCTGTATCGCCTGCAGACGCCGCTCGGCGTGTTACAGGCGCTGGCGGCGGGATCGACGGCGCAATACGGCATCGGGGAGCATGTCGGTATTGTGCCGACGCCGGATGCGTTGCTGCTGTTCGACGCGGAAGGGCAGCGGCTTGCTGATGTTGAGGTGGCACTGTGCGGTAATGGAACGTTCACCTGCCGGATGGCGGGATAA
- a CDS encoding endonuclease/exonuclease/phosphatase family protein: MLIVSYNIQYGLGRDNRYDLARIADEVRGADIICMQEVERFWQRSGMVDQPTELAALLKEYYWVYGANLDMDASIAAPDGRVSHRRRQFGTLTLSRWPMLSSRNFPLPKFGTLTQHSIQQGVLETVIDTGTRSFRVYNTHLSHLCAQTRLPQVAALLDIFARSPEEGGAWCGGHPDPAAGWTEGAMPPMPAEMMLMGDLNCLPDSEEYSRLIGPVSPAHGRLVRHRGLMDAWVAAGQPESSGSTHPNVNGRIDHCLLTPTLGAEVRRCWADTDNQGSDHHPLWVELA; this comes from the coding sequence ATGCTTATTGTCAGCTACAACATTCAGTACGGCCTGGGCCGTGATAACCGTTACGATCTGGCCCGCATCGCGGATGAAGTCCGCGGTGCGGATATCATCTGCATGCAGGAAGTCGAACGCTTCTGGCAACGTTCCGGCATGGTTGATCAACCGACGGAACTGGCGGCACTGCTGAAAGAGTATTACTGGGTCTATGGCGCCAATCTGGATATGGACGCCAGCATCGCGGCGCCGGACGGCCGAGTGAGCCACCGGCGGCGCCAGTTCGGTACGTTGACGCTGTCGCGCTGGCCGATGCTCTCCAGCCGTAACTTCCCGCTGCCGAAGTTTGGCACCCTGACGCAACACTCCATCCAGCAGGGTGTGCTGGAAACGGTGATTGATACCGGGACGAGATCCTTTCGGGTGTACAACACCCATTTGAGTCACCTGTGCGCGCAGACTCGCTTGCCGCAGGTGGCGGCGCTGCTGGATATTTTCGCCCGGTCGCCGGAGGAAGGCGGCGCCTGGTGCGGCGGTCATCCCGATCCGGCCGCCGGCTGGACCGAAGGCGCTATGCCGCCAATGCCGGCGGAGATGATGCTGATGGGGGATTTGAACTGCCTGCCGGATAGCGAAGAATATAGCCGCCTGATTGGCCCGGTGTCGCCGGCCCATGGGCGCTTGGTTCGTCACCGTGGGTTGATGGATGCCTGGGTGGCCGCCGGTCAGCCGGAATCGAGCGGTTCGACGCACCCGAACGTGAATGGCCGGATCGATCACTGCCTGCTGACGCCGACGCTGGGCGCCGAGGTACGGCGCTGCTGGGCGGATACCGATAATCAGGGCTCTGATCATCACCCGCTGTGGGTAGAGTTGGCGTAG